One region of Skermanella mucosa genomic DNA includes:
- a CDS encoding 3-(methylthio)propionyl-CoA ligase: MRGLMMDKPLLISSLIDFAEEYHGTTEIVSRTVEGPIHTYTYAEAAKRARQLANALTALGVKPGDRIGTVAWNGYRHFEIYYATSGMGAICHTINPRLFPPQISYIINHAEDSYLFVDLTFVPLLEGIAEHLAGVKGIVVMTDRDHMPESKLPNLLCYETLVRGHSDRYEWPRFDEWTASSLCYTSGTTGNPKGVLYSHRSTVLHSYAVALPDALNLSSNDTVMPVVPMFHVNAWGLPYASPMTGAKLVFPGAKMDGASLHELIELGGVTVSAGVPTIWAGLIRYMQENGKTFSTLKRTVVGGSAAPRAMIETFQDEFGVELLHAWGMTETSPIGSVSRLKPGMESRSDDEKMAIRAKQGRPLFGIRMKIADDEGKPLPHDGVAFGHLKVSGPWVCARYFKEETPSAHDGEGWFSTGDVATIDADGYMQITDRSKDVIKSGGEWISSIDLENTAVAHPDVVEAAAIGIAHPKWDERPLLVVIPRAGSGLTREGLLAFFEGKIAKWWLPDDIVFVEELPHTATGKLLKTKLREQFKDYRLPTAAE; this comes from the coding sequence ATGCGCGGACTCATGATGGACAAGCCGCTGCTGATTTCTTCGCTGATCGATTTCGCGGAGGAATACCACGGCACGACGGAGATCGTTTCGCGCACGGTCGAAGGGCCGATCCACACCTATACCTACGCCGAGGCCGCCAAGCGCGCGCGGCAACTGGCCAACGCCCTGACCGCGCTGGGGGTGAAGCCGGGCGACCGGATCGGCACGGTGGCCTGGAACGGATATCGGCATTTCGAGATCTACTACGCCACCTCCGGCATGGGAGCGATCTGCCACACGATCAACCCGCGCCTTTTCCCGCCGCAGATCTCCTACATCATCAACCACGCGGAAGATTCATACCTGTTCGTGGACCTGACCTTCGTGCCGCTCCTGGAAGGGATCGCGGAGCACCTGGCGGGCGTGAAGGGCATCGTGGTGATGACCGACCGGGACCACATGCCCGAGTCGAAGCTGCCGAACCTGCTCTGCTACGAGACGCTGGTGCGCGGCCATTCGGACCGGTACGAGTGGCCCCGGTTCGACGAGTGGACCGCCTCGTCGCTCTGCTACACGTCGGGCACCACCGGCAATCCCAAGGGCGTGCTCTACAGCCACCGCTCGACCGTGCTGCACAGCTACGCGGTGGCCCTGCCCGACGCGCTGAACCTGTCCTCGAACGACACGGTGATGCCGGTCGTGCCGATGTTCCACGTCAACGCCTGGGGCCTCCCCTACGCCTCCCCCATGACCGGAGCGAAGCTGGTTTTCCCCGGGGCCAAGATGGACGGCGCCAGCCTGCACGAGCTGATCGAGCTGGGCGGCGTGACGGTCAGCGCCGGCGTGCCGACGATCTGGGCCGGGCTGATCCGCTACATGCAGGAGAACGGCAAGACGTTCAGCACGCTGAAGCGGACGGTGGTCGGCGGGTCGGCGGCGCCCCGCGCCATGATCGAGACCTTCCAGGACGAGTTCGGGGTCGAGCTGCTGCATGCCTGGGGCATGACCGAGACCTCGCCGATCGGCTCCGTCTCGCGGCTGAAGCCCGGCATGGAGAGTCGTTCCGATGACGAAAAGATGGCGATCAGGGCGAAGCAGGGCCGTCCCCTGTTCGGCATTCGCATGAAGATCGCCGACGACGAGGGCAAGCCCCTGCCCCACGACGGCGTGGCCTTCGGCCACCTGAAGGTGTCGGGGCCGTGGGTCTGCGCCCGCTATTTCAAGGAGGAGACGCCGTCGGCCCATGACGGCGAGGGCTGGTTCTCGACCGGCGACGTCGCCACCATCGACGCCGACGGCTACATGCAGATCACCGACCGCAGCAAGGACGTGATCAAGTCGGGCGGCGAGTGGATCAGCTCGATCGACCTGGAGAACACGGCGGTCGCCCACCCGGACGTGGTCGAGGCGGCGGCGATCGGCATCGCCCATCCGAAGTGGGACGAGCGCCCGCTGCTGGTGGTGATCCCCCGCGCCGGCAGCGGCCTGACGCGGGAGGGCCTGCTGGCGTTCTTCGAAGGCAAGATCGCCAAGTGGTGGCTGCCCGACGACATCGTCTTCGTCGAGGAGCTTCCCCACACCGCCACCGGCAAGCTGCTGAAGACCAAGCTGCGCGAGCAGTTCAAGGATTATCGCCTGCCGACCGCGGCGGAATGA
- the hutH gene encoding histidine ammonia-lyase, which produces MTEPLSLEPARLTLPLLRRVARDAALPVTLADGWRNEAEASAAAVADVIARGDAAYGINTGFGLLARKRIPPENLRELQTRLVLSHAAGTGPALPADAVRLILALKAASLARGRSGVRPLVIETLLALVNRGVLPVIPAKGSVGASGDLAPLAHMTAALTGVGEATVGGRIVPAAQALAEAGIEPLVLEAKEGLALLNGTQVSTALALVGLFAAEDCFAAALVAGALSVDAAKGSDVPFDPRIHELRGQPGQIEVARVLRRLLAGSAIRQSHLTGDERVQDPYSLRCQPQVMGACLDHLRFAAQVLEREANAVTDNPLVFPDSGDILSGGNFHAEPVAMAADVLALAIAETGALSERRTALLMDATLSGLPPFLVAEGGLNSGFMIAQVTAAALASENKQLAHPASVDSLPTSANQEDHVSMATHGARRLGEMASNTAGIVAIELLAACQGVDFHRPLETSPALAGALAIVRDRVPFYDRDRYFAPDIAAAGGTVTEGLWHAFMDRGLLPGTL; this is translated from the coding sequence ATGACTGAGCCGCTGAGCCTGGAGCCCGCCCGGCTGACCCTGCCCCTCTTGCGGCGGGTCGCCCGGGACGCCGCCCTGCCGGTGACCCTGGCGGACGGCTGGCGGAACGAGGCGGAAGCCTCGGCGGCCGCCGTTGCCGACGTGATCGCCCGCGGCGATGCCGCCTACGGCATCAATACCGGCTTCGGGCTGCTGGCGCGCAAGCGCATCCCGCCGGAGAACCTGCGCGAGCTTCAGACCCGCCTCGTGCTCTCCCATGCGGCCGGCACCGGCCCAGCGCTGCCGGCCGACGCGGTGCGCCTGATCCTGGCGCTGAAGGCCGCGAGCCTCGCCCGGGGCCGCTCCGGCGTTCGGCCGCTGGTGATCGAGACCCTGCTGGCACTGGTCAACCGCGGCGTGCTTCCCGTGATCCCGGCCAAGGGATCAGTCGGCGCCTCCGGCGATCTGGCCCCGCTGGCGCACATGACCGCCGCCCTGACCGGCGTCGGCGAGGCGACGGTCGGGGGCAGGATCGTTCCGGCGGCGCAGGCTTTGGCCGAAGCCGGGATCGAACCGCTGGTGCTGGAGGCCAAGGAAGGCCTCGCGCTGCTCAACGGGACCCAGGTCTCGACCGCCCTGGCATTGGTCGGCCTGTTCGCCGCCGAGGATTGTTTCGCTGCCGCACTGGTCGCGGGAGCGCTTTCGGTCGATGCTGCCAAGGGCAGCGACGTGCCGTTCGATCCGAGGATCCACGAGCTGCGCGGACAGCCCGGCCAGATCGAGGTCGCCCGCGTGCTGCGCCGCCTGCTCGCCGGCAGCGCCATCCGGCAGTCCCACCTGACGGGCGACGAGCGGGTCCAGGACCCCTACTCGCTGCGCTGCCAGCCCCAGGTGATGGGAGCCTGCCTGGACCATCTCCGCTTCGCGGCGCAGGTGCTGGAGCGGGAAGCCAACGCCGTGACCGACAACCCGCTGGTCTTCCCGGACAGCGGCGACATCCTGTCGGGCGGCAATTTCCACGCCGAGCCGGTCGCCATGGCCGCCGACGTGCTAGCCCTGGCGATCGCCGAGACCGGCGCCCTGTCGGAACGGCGCACCGCCCTGCTGATGGACGCCACCCTGAGCGGGCTGCCGCCCTTCCTGGTGGCGGAAGGGGGGCTCAACTCCGGATTCATGATCGCACAGGTGACCGCGGCGGCCCTGGCGTCCGAGAACAAGCAGCTGGCGCACCCGGCCAGCGTCGACAGCCTGCCGACATCCGCCAACCAGGAGGACCATGTCAGCATGGCGACCCACGGCGCGCGCCGATTGGGGGAGATGGCCTCGAACACGGCGGGCATCGTGGCGATCGAGCTGCTGGCCGCCTGCCAGGGCGTGGATTTCCACCGGCCGCTGGAGACCTCGCCGGCGCTGGCCGGCGCGCTGGCGATCGTCCGGGACCGGGTGCCGTTCTACGACCGGGACCGGTACTTCGCCCCGGATATCGCGGCCGCGGGGGGAACGGTGACGGAAGGGCTCTGGCACGCCTTCATGGACCGGGGGCTTCTGCCGGGAACCCTGTGA
- a CDS encoding response regulator, with amino-acid sequence MIVEDDALVALGIRCTLDELGYEVCGVAASEPEALALAGRTHPELALMDIRLRGPTDGIDTARRLRAEFGIRSVYLSAYTDHQTMSRITSTYPLGFVQKPYSAVQLRMALDLAVRRLGS; translated from the coding sequence ATGATCGTCGAGGACGACGCCCTGGTCGCGCTGGGGATACGCTGCACCCTGGACGAACTCGGATACGAGGTCTGCGGCGTGGCGGCGTCGGAGCCGGAGGCCCTGGCGCTGGCGGGCCGGACGCATCCGGAACTGGCGCTGATGGACATCCGGCTGCGCGGTCCGACCGACGGGATCGACACCGCGCGGCGCCTGCGCGCCGAGTTCGGCATCCGGTCCGTCTACCTGTCGGCCTATACTGACCACCAGACCATGAGCCGGATCACCTCGACCTACCCTCTCGGATTCGTCCAGAAACCCTACTCGGCCGTGCAGCTTCGCATGGCGCTGGATCTGGCGGTCCGCCGGCTCGGCTCCTGA
- a CDS encoding D-alanyl-D-alanine carboxypeptidase family protein: MFRRSIDLPSRISLVAAIVCALLFPLRAEAAPPPYAELLIDPATGVVLHAQNPDLPTQPASLTKMMTLFLAFDSLDKGELTLDQFIPVSRRAQNMSPSKLGLVAGTSIRVEDAILGLVTRSANDAAVVLAEAIGGTEEGFAEMMTTKARIIGMRNTTFLNASGLPNARQKTTARDIATLSQALIRTHTRHYPYFSRSSFSYNGAVVRSHNRLMNRYDGMDGIKTGFVNASGFNLAATAVRDGRRLIAVVLGGRTSRERDNRVAALLDHGFGVKPLGRTVSTVEVAAVVPTVRATIKADAPRAEKAVAKAPKPATKAAPPAKAGTWAIQVGSYKSHKAGQAGLTTTAKVIPAHVKGAKSTVLKSRTGVFQARFIGMTKAAAEQACSRLESKGQDCMVVAPRG, from the coding sequence ATGTTTCGCCGCTCCATTGACTTGCCGTCACGCATTTCCCTCGTCGCAGCGATCGTCTGCGCCCTGCTGTTTCCGCTTCGGGCCGAAGCCGCCCCGCCGCCCTATGCGGAGCTTCTGATCGATCCGGCCACCGGCGTCGTCCTGCACGCCCAGAACCCGGACCTCCCGACCCAGCCCGCCTCGCTGACCAAGATGATGACGCTGTTCCTGGCGTTCGACAGCCTGGACAAAGGGGAACTGACCCTCGACCAGTTCATTCCCGTGTCCCGGCGCGCCCAGAACATGTCCCCCTCCAAGCTGGGGCTGGTCGCGGGCACGTCGATCCGGGTGGAGGACGCGATCCTCGGCCTGGTGACCCGGTCGGCCAACGACGCGGCCGTGGTGCTGGCCGAGGCGATCGGCGGCACGGAAGAGGGTTTCGCCGAGATGATGACGACCAAGGCGCGCATCATCGGCATGCGGAACACGACGTTCCTGAACGCCTCGGGCCTGCCGAACGCGCGCCAGAAGACGACCGCGCGCGACATCGCGACGCTGTCGCAGGCCCTGATCAGGACGCACACCCGCCACTACCCTTATTTCAGCCGCAGCAGCTTCTCGTACAACGGCGCGGTGGTCCGCAGCCATAACCGCCTGATGAACCGCTACGACGGCATGGACGGCATCAAGACCGGTTTCGTCAATGCCTCCGGCTTCAACCTCGCGGCCACGGCGGTGCGTGACGGCCGGCGCCTGATCGCGGTTGTCCTGGGCGGCCGCACCTCGCGCGAGCGGGACAACCGCGTCGCGGCCCTCCTCGACCACGGCTTCGGCGTCAAGCCGCTCGGCCGGACCGTCTCGACGGTGGAGGTCGCGGCCGTCGTCCCGACCGTCCGCGCCACGATCAAGGCGGACGCCCCGCGGGCGGAGAAAGCGGTCGCCAAGGCTCCGAAGCCGGCGACCAAGGCAGCCCCGCCGGCCAAAGCGGGTACCTGGGCGATCCAGGTCGGCAGCTACAAGAGCCACAAGGCGGGCCAGGCCGGGTTGACGACGACCGCCAAGGTCATCCCGGCTCACGTCAAGGGCGCGAAGAGCACCGTCCTGAAGAGCCGGACCGGAGTGTTCCAGGCCCGTTTCATCGGCATGACCAAGGCCGCCGCCGAGCAGGCCTGCTCCCGGCTCGAGTCGAAGGGCCAGGACTGCATGGTGGTCGCCCCCCGCGGCTGA
- a CDS encoding TerB family tellurite resistance protein, translated as MSFIDNLVSHLGEIGVESDDLPLLVPAVIAAGALIAFADGTAEGRELREIDSEALHCLMGDQGRADDIRRVLDQHLSNFDRDRTFGHDRALGVLADFAPDAPMEQRELVLRSALQVGGACGALSPGERDAAREIARILRLDPAAQGL; from the coding sequence ATGTCCTTCATAGATAACCTTGTCAGCCACCTGGGCGAAATCGGCGTCGAATCGGACGACCTGCCGCTCCTGGTGCCGGCGGTCATCGCCGCGGGCGCGCTGATCGCCTTCGCCGACGGCACCGCCGAGGGCAGGGAACTGCGGGAAATCGACTCCGAGGCGTTGCACTGCCTGATGGGCGACCAGGGACGCGCCGACGACATCCGCCGCGTGCTCGACCAGCACCTTTCCAATTTCGACCGGGACCGGACCTTCGGACACGACCGTGCCCTGGGCGTACTGGCCGATTTCGCGCCCGACGCGCCCATGGAGCAGCGGGAACTGGTCCTGCGCTCGGCGCTTCAGGTGGGGGGAGCGTGCGGCGCGCTGAGTCCGGGGGAGCGGGATGCGGCGCGGGAGATCGCCCGGATACTGAGGCTCGATCCCGCCGCCCAGGGTCTCTGA
- a CDS encoding PIN domain-containing protein, with amino-acid sequence MTHVESTAPAQDRLILDTNVFVAAGFNPGSNAAAVVEAVREGRYRLAWAEATRRETETVVRRIPGLDWSRLAGLFAASGEHRGPLDVSSFSRVEDPGDRKFAALAWATGAALITSDAHLLSCRDELPVTVLTPREFVGGSTT; translated from the coding sequence GTGACGCACGTCGAATCGACCGCCCCTGCGCAGGACCGGCTCATCCTCGACACCAATGTGTTCGTGGCCGCGGGCTTCAATCCGGGAAGCAATGCCGCGGCCGTGGTGGAGGCGGTCCGGGAGGGACGGTACCGGCTTGCCTGGGCCGAGGCGACCCGGCGCGAGACCGAGACGGTGGTCCGCCGGATTCCCGGGCTCGACTGGAGCCGCCTCGCCGGTCTTTTCGCGGCGTCCGGCGAACATCGCGGCCCGCTCGACGTTTCATCCTTCTCCAGGGTGGAGGATCCGGGCGACCGAAAGTTCGCGGCGCTCGCCTGGGCGACCGGGGCGGCGCTGATCACCAGCGACGCACACCTGCTGTCCTGCCGCGACGAACTCCCGGTCACGGTGTTGACGCCGCGGGAATTCGTCGGCGGATCGACGACCTGA
- a CDS encoding lysozyme family protein: protein MAVDQRLPPVPGKKPSIPGPTWQPPVPARKPAGEGFAAAVERAGTPLPGRKPAGAPPEPLGGGPVVDAIRSVAGLSGHSFASLLSQAQQESGLDTKARNRRSSATGPFQFIERTWLDLVRRHGSAYGLGEIAQKIKVVDGAPTVSDAATRKKILALREDPNLSAGMAARYLGEGKERLGKMLGRPASTIESRIAYIMGPSGAARLINAAEKTPGKLARDLLPSAAAANRNLFHDRSGHALTASDMLNRLTRRMQADEKRFAGLEDAPDAQPAPAHSNALLFAQMRQDGWPDEPEDEAADGDSPALFPRQGEPAG, encoded by the coding sequence ATGGCTGTTGACCAGCGACTGCCGCCGGTTCCCGGCAAGAAGCCTTCGATACCCGGCCCCACGTGGCAGCCGCCCGTTCCCGCGCGCAAACCGGCCGGCGAAGGCTTCGCCGCGGCGGTGGAGCGGGCCGGCACTCCCCTGCCCGGCCGCAAGCCGGCAGGGGCGCCGCCGGAACCCCTGGGCGGCGGGCCGGTCGTGGACGCGATCCGGTCCGTCGCCGGATTGTCCGGGCACAGCTTCGCCTCGCTGCTCTCCCAGGCCCAGCAGGAAAGCGGGCTGGATACCAAGGCCCGCAACCGCAGGAGTTCGGCGACCGGCCCCTTCCAGTTCATCGAACGCACGTGGCTGGACCTGGTGCGGCGCCATGGATCGGCTTACGGCCTGGGTGAGATCGCGCAGAAGATCAAGGTGGTCGACGGCGCGCCGACCGTCAGCGACGCCGCGACGCGCAAGAAGATCCTGGCGCTTCGCGAGGATCCGAACCTGTCCGCCGGCATGGCCGCCCGGTATCTCGGCGAAGGCAAGGAACGGCTGGGCAAGATGCTCGGCCGGCCGGCTTCGACGATCGAGAGCCGGATCGCCTACATCATGGGCCCGAGCGGGGCCGCCCGGCTGATCAACGCGGCCGAGAAGACCCCCGGGAAGCTCGCACGCGACCTGCTGCCCTCGGCCGCCGCAGCCAACAGGAACCTGTTCCACGACCGCAGCGGGCATGCGCTCACCGCGTCGGACATGCTGAACCGGCTGACCCGCCGGATGCAGGCTGACGAGAAGCGTTTCGCCGGGCTGGAAGACGCCCCCGACGCGCAGCCGGCGCCCGCGCATTCCAACGCGCTGTTGTTCGCGCAGATGCGGCAGGACGGCTGGCCGGACGAACCGGAGGACGAGGCCGCGGACGGTGATTCTCCGGCCCTGTTCCCCCGGCAGGGCGAGCCAGCCGGCTGA
- a CDS encoding methyl-accepting chemotaxis protein: protein MLILALLGAVGGFGIAELITARANFERYGETSANTATVITINLDFAELRRHALLYTSSGSQAAADQVRELLDHIASGLTRLMPAAHDEISRTRLERMVQLAADYGDRFAKLKEARVKRDTLVEQTLKPLGDQIVGNLSSLISEATADKQMETAGLAGIAQEQFMYARLNATQFLATPDEALAESVTRRLAAFKPAATNLAAWFDDPDRMALAQDVLRLADNYSKTFDRMAASAFEMNSLIYEVMPVVGEEFGELTQATVDGWSAVFRETEQRTLSEIDNTIKVSGTLVAAALLGGILLAWLIARSIVVPVKTMTGTMTLLASGDRSVEVLGLDFADEVGEMARAVQVFKENAIRVERLQAEQAAQEQRSAEERRRSMMELADDFEHHVNGVVTHVTTSSGEMNATAATMSTAAQQATHQATAVANAADHASTNVQTVAAAAEELASSIAEIGRQVDRSSRTIQHAVEKARRTNEIVESLSTAAQKIGEVVGLINTIAGQTNLLALNATIEAARAGDAGKGFAVVASEVKNLANQTAKATEDISGQISSVQAATAQAVEAIQDILHTIDEVSGTSAAIAASVEQQQAATGEIARNVEQAAAGTSEVAANIAGVTAAADASLATAEQVLRESSELTRQSLVLRRAVDDFIEKVRAA from the coding sequence ATGCTGATTCTCGCCCTGCTGGGAGCCGTCGGCGGCTTCGGCATCGCCGAATTGATCACCGCCCGTGCGAATTTCGAACGGTACGGCGAGACCTCGGCCAACACCGCCACGGTGATCACGATCAACCTGGATTTCGCGGAACTTCGCCGGCACGCGCTGCTCTATACTTCCTCGGGAAGCCAGGCGGCCGCCGACCAGGTCCGGGAACTGCTCGACCACATCGCTTCCGGCCTGACGCGCCTGATGCCGGCCGCCCATGACGAGATCAGCCGGACCCGGCTGGAGCGCATGGTCCAGCTTGCCGCCGACTACGGGGACAGGTTCGCCAAGCTGAAGGAAGCCCGGGTGAAGCGGGACACCCTGGTCGAGCAGACCCTCAAGCCGCTCGGCGACCAGATCGTCGGCAACCTGTCGTCCCTGATCAGCGAGGCCACGGCGGACAAGCAGATGGAGACCGCGGGGCTCGCGGGGATCGCCCAGGAACAGTTCATGTACGCCCGGCTCAACGCCACCCAGTTCCTGGCGACGCCGGACGAGGCGCTGGCCGAAAGCGTGACGCGGCGGCTTGCCGCCTTCAAGCCGGCCGCCACCAATCTCGCCGCTTGGTTCGACGATCCGGACCGCATGGCGCTGGCCCAGGACGTGCTCCGGCTCGCCGACAACTACTCCAAGACCTTCGACCGCATGGCCGCGTCCGCGTTCGAGATGAACAGCCTCATCTACGAGGTCATGCCGGTCGTCGGGGAGGAGTTCGGCGAGTTGACCCAGGCCACCGTGGACGGCTGGAGCGCCGTCTTCCGGGAGACCGAGCAGAGGACCCTGTCCGAGATCGACAATACCATCAAGGTCAGCGGGACGCTCGTCGCCGCGGCGCTCCTGGGCGGCATCCTGCTGGCCTGGCTGATCGCCCGCAGCATCGTCGTCCCGGTCAAGACCATGACCGGCACCATGACGCTGCTCGCGTCGGGCGACCGTTCCGTCGAGGTGTTGGGGCTCGATTTCGCGGACGAGGTCGGCGAGATGGCGCGGGCGGTCCAGGTCTTCAAGGAGAACGCGATCCGGGTCGAACGGCTCCAGGCCGAGCAGGCCGCCCAGGAGCAGCGTTCGGCGGAGGAACGCCGGCGGTCCATGATGGAGCTGGCCGACGATTTCGAGCATCACGTCAACGGCGTCGTGACCCATGTCACGACCTCGTCCGGGGAGATGAACGCGACGGCGGCCACCATGTCCACCGCCGCCCAGCAGGCGACCCACCAGGCGACCGCGGTCGCCAACGCGGCCGACCACGCGTCCACCAACGTCCAGACCGTCGCCGCCGCGGCGGAGGAACTGGCCTCGTCGATCGCCGAGATCGGCCGGCAGGTCGACCGGTCCTCCCGCACGATCCAGCACGCGGTGGAAAAGGCCCGGCGAACCAACGAGATCGTCGAAAGCCTCTCGACCGCGGCCCAGAAGATCGGCGAGGTGGTCGGCCTGATCAACACCATCGCCGGCCAGACCAACCTGCTCGCGCTCAACGCGACGATCGAGGCGGCCCGCGCCGGCGACGCCGGCAAGGGGTTCGCCGTCGTGGCGTCGGAGGTCAAGAACCTGGCCAACCAGACCGCCAAGGCGACCGAGGACATCTCCGGCCAGATCAGTTCGGTCCAGGCGGCGACGGCCCAGGCGGTCGAGGCGATCCAGGACATCCTGCACACCATCGACGAGGTCAGCGGCACCTCGGCCGCGATCGCCGCGTCGGTCGAGCAGCAGCAGGCGGCGACCGGCGAGATCGCGCGCAACGTCGAGCAGGCCGCCGCCGGGACCAGCGAGGTAGCGGCCAACATCGCCGGCGTCACCGCGGCCGCCGACGCCTCGCTCGCCACGGCGGAGCAGGTGCTCCGCGAATCCTCCGAGCTGACCCGCCAGTCCCTGGTGCTCCGGCGCGCGGTGGACGACTTCATCGAAAAGGTGCGGGCCGCCTGA
- a CDS encoding glutathione S-transferase family protein has protein sequence MIDLYTWTTPNGRKASIMLEETGLPYEVHPIDITKDEQFAPDFLRISPNNKIPAIVDHDTGASLMESGAILLYLAEKTGMFIPQDGPGRWRTWQWLMFQMGGAGPMLGQAHHFLQFNPGKAPYAEERFGAEARRLYSVMDKRLGETEYLAGGDYTIADIATWPWVSRFEWQRIDLAQFPNVRRWYLAIAGRPAVRRGYDVPKKGHEIPLA, from the coding sequence ATGATAGATCTCTATACCTGGACCACGCCGAACGGCCGGAAGGCCTCCATCATGCTGGAGGAGACCGGCTTGCCCTATGAGGTCCACCCGATCGACATCACCAAGGACGAGCAGTTCGCGCCGGACTTCCTGAGGATCAGCCCTAACAACAAGATCCCGGCGATCGTCGACCACGACACGGGTGCTTCCCTGATGGAGTCGGGCGCGATCCTGCTGTACCTGGCGGAGAAGACGGGGATGTTCATCCCCCAGGACGGTCCCGGCCGGTGGCGGACCTGGCAGTGGCTGATGTTCCAGATGGGCGGCGCCGGCCCGATGCTGGGCCAGGCCCACCATTTCCTTCAGTTCAACCCCGGCAAGGCGCCCTATGCCGAGGAACGGTTCGGCGCCGAGGCCCGGCGGCTCTATTCCGTCATGGACAAGCGCCTGGGCGAGACCGAGTACCTGGCCGGCGGCGACTACACCATCGCCGACATCGCGACGTGGCCGTGGGTCTCGCGGTTCGAATGGCAGCGGATCGATCTCGCGCAATTCCCGAATGTGCGGCGCTGGTATCTCGCCATCGCAGGGCGTCCCGCCGTCCGGCGCGGCTATGATGTGCCGAAGAAGGGCCACGAGATTCCGCTGGCCTGA
- a CDS encoding 3-phenylpropionate MFS transporter, translated as MLLPLRLSLFYAAYFLILGIQLPFWPVWLESRGLSAEEIGTVLAVALWVRIVTIPVAGVVVDRTGNRRAALILLSAAALAASLLYLPADGFVPILLVTVLMSAGFSPIMNIGDNLTLLIARAHRLDYGRMRLWGSISFIAAASLGGIVVADSRPEVVLHLLIGAMALTALSCWLAPKPPPREPGRAEVPLKTSRIAALLRDPGFLLFLGATSAVQSSHAVYYAFGTLHWRELGHSEAVIGWLWAEGVIAEILLFAFGGAVTARLGPARLLVLAGLAGLVRWSGTAVAEGVPALALLQVLHGMTFGAAHLAAMQYIAKAVPVDRSATAQALYGALATGMGTALAMMLAGTAYAGFGAGAYHAMAALGLAGAVFALLLGARDRRDEVRPA; from the coding sequence ATGCTGCTGCCGCTTCGACTGTCCCTGTTCTACGCCGCCTATTTCCTGATCCTGGGCATCCAGCTGCCGTTCTGGCCGGTCTGGCTGGAAAGCCGGGGCCTGTCGGCGGAAGAGATCGGGACGGTCCTGGCGGTGGCGCTGTGGGTCCGCATCGTCACCATCCCGGTGGCCGGCGTGGTGGTCGACCGTACCGGCAACCGCCGGGCGGCACTGATCCTGCTCAGCGCCGCCGCCCTGGCGGCCTCGCTGCTGTACCTGCCGGCCGACGGCTTCGTGCCGATCCTGCTGGTGACCGTGCTGATGAGCGCGGGCTTCAGCCCGATCATGAATATCGGCGACAACCTGACCCTGCTGATCGCCCGGGCGCACCGGCTCGACTACGGCCGGATGCGCCTGTGGGGGTCGATCAGCTTCATCGCCGCCGCCAGCCTGGGCGGCATCGTCGTCGCCGACAGCCGGCCGGAGGTCGTGCTCCACCTGCTGATCGGCGCCATGGCCCTGACGGCCCTGTCCTGCTGGCTGGCGCCGAAGCCGCCGCCGCGCGAGCCGGGACGGGCGGAGGTGCCGTTGAAGACCAGCCGGATCGCGGCGCTGCTCCGCGATCCCGGCTTCCTGCTGTTCCTGGGGGCCACTTCCGCCGTCCAGTCCAGCCACGCCGTCTACTACGCGTTCGGCACCCTGCACTGGCGCGAGCTTGGCCATTCGGAGGCGGTGATCGGCTGGCTGTGGGCGGAGGGCGTGATCGCCGAGATCCTGCTGTTCGCCTTCGGCGGCGCCGTCACCGCGCGGCTCGGTCCGGCCCGCCTGCTGGTGCTGGCCGGGCTGGCCGGACTGGTCCGCTGGTCGGGCACGGCGGTGGCCGAGGGCGTGCCGGCCCTGGCGCTGCTCCAGGTGCTGCACGGCATGACCTTCGGCGCCGCCCATCTCGCTGCCATGCAGTATATCGCGAAGGCCGTCCCGGTGGACCGCTCCGCCACCGCCCAGGCGCTGTACGGCGCCCTCGCGACGGGCATGGGCACGGCGCTGGCGATGATGCTGGCGGGCACCGCCTATGCCGGGTTCGGGGCGGGCGCCTATCACGCCATGGCCGCCCTGGGGCTGGCCGGCGCCGTGTTCGCCCTGCTGCTGGGAGCGCGCGACCGCCGGGACGAGGTCCGGCCGGCCTAA